The genomic segment agcatggactcaggaccaatgggatgtacaaaagctacttccgaaccgggtgggaggctgcccatggtccggtTAGCACAGGCTGAATCCTCTCTGGCTTATAACATCCAGGTAATacaacctggaaaaggtgtgaaggaggaccacgtcgccgctcagCAGGTAtcgacaggagacagcagtctaacttccacccatgagactgcctgagccctaatggaatgagctttaacctgagaaggtaacgGCTTTCCTGTCTCtacgtgaccacctccttaatcccgtgaagctggttcgccccgtctccttccaccatgaaggacaaacaggcagccCACCTTTTGGACCGGTTCTGAAgcttccagatactgcaccaaaagcctactgacattcaacTGACAGAGGTTCTTCCATGCCCTTGTGCTTgtctagggatggcaatgaaatggactgattcaaatgaaactccaggactaccctgggcaagaaggatgaaaGGGTACGAAGCTGTaacactcctggagtcatccggaggaacagCTCCCAACatgacaatgcctgcagttcagagatgcgacgtgccgagcatatagccaccagaacacatgcaaggaaagactgcgcagcgGCCGAAAAGAGGGTCCTGCAAAACTTCTAATACTatattaagattccacaagggaactggccacCATAGGGGTGGTCGGAGGTGCTTCAGCCCTTTCAGAAAACGAGCCACGTCCACATGACTCGACAGGCGGGCTCtgttcacctcgcccctgaaacaggagagagccgctacctggacctgcaaggagttaagggtcaaacctttattcaagccgtcctaaaaaaattccagaattagtgggattttgaccgtcCGAGGGGAAATAGCAggttccttgcaccaggcctcaaatactctccagacccgcacatacgctAGTGACATGGAaaacatggtccgatatggttctaaaccaggggaatttccccatcttccaaggaatctgtatcaTCCTCGTTGGCCGTGCCATCCCTGGCAGGGACCTAGATACCCTTGGTGAGGAGAGGCATGCCTCAAGGTCTGCCaataggactgggagagagagggcttaccagctgaggttccagccggacaggggcaagtgaggtagcagactgtgcctgtacgaaggcttgaaagaattccacccaagagaaggcggccgggtccatgcctagcccaggaggtactggggtaggtgctgctgaatttccctcttccatggatgacccagtcctgaGGGTACTCAGAtctggggtacttccagttaaggctgtggctgaatgggaggagccaggcttagcgaAGTCTGGGGAGGCCCAactctccttgggcttcctcacagcgctgacacaagttggaatccaggtcagactgtgaaaTACTAATATGACagcagcgcagagagaaaagCGCTTATGTTTCTTTACTGCCGGAGCCATTGGCGATGGTAACTTGTGTTCAGTTGGCTCATGCTTAAAATTTTATGGGCACCTAAGTGGGCCACGGCTTTTCTTTTATTATACGCTTAGTAGTTTGTGCAGGTATGTATGCGCGTGACATCATGTGCCCAGCAGAGCAGACATGCACCTCGTGTACCGACTCTCCATGGAGGGCAATACAGCATGCACAAAGacgagcacaagatggcgccgccgTGGCCTACCACACAGTGTGCCAACCAAGCCTAAAGCAGGGTCTAGCCCACCCAAGGGTTGCTCAACCCGCTTGGAAGCCCACTTCCCAACGGGATCAGGAATACTGTCGGAATGGCATACCGAGCAAGGcgaccggaggaagtcttactCTGAATCGGgaagaaaatcctttttttttttttttaaacttacctgggctcagaaCTTAACGGCTGAGttcagagacagtctccggctatAGGGGGAGAAGACTTTGGCCATCACAGCCAtattctgcttcctgcacccgctgcctttcagcttcctaagcagcaaagtccatgctgggaactgGCTACAGgtaatcacctcaggaattctcacctaggggagggacccttaggtatcactgcaaggagagcggggctcaatttttttctctcCAATTTAAAGTAGaatttttttcttccaaaaagtacagcaatccccatagggagaggtacatccaccatttgctggagacagagaaatactgaagggctgaggtcactgcaggggtttatGTAGGATGACATCTGCTTTGAAAGtagactccatctccatctactggcaaaggagcataacccattggtcctgagtcaatctgGCTTCAGGCTAGGAAAAAAGCTTGTTATTctttgattttaaaacatttcaacaTCAGATTACAAGATTGTATAGCAGTTTCTAACAACTAGCTAAGCTTAGCAATATATATGTTCCACTGTCTCACACTCTGTATATCCAGTCCCCATGGTGACCCCAAGACCCACAAAACAAGGGTCTTTCTATTCTAAATTTCACAGTAGCAGATAATTATTATAACTTAAGatatgccttgctgggtcagatgaATTActatcaagcacagcatcctctGACAGAAGTCAATCtgggtcagaagtacctggcagattccaaagagtagatccaattCTTTGTTACTCACTACCATGAATAAGCAGTCACTTTCCctaacttaataatggtttatgggcttttcctcaaggaatttgtgtaaaacattttttaaactcaggtacactaatagctttccccacatcctctgccaataaattccagagcttaaattatGTAttcagtaaaaaatattttcttctatttgtcttaaatgtacaacttactaacttcattgtgtgtcccctggtctttgtactttttgaaagagtaaacattaacatctactcgttcccctccactcattttatagacctctatcatatctcccctcagctgtctcttctccaggctaacctctttagcctttccttgtagaggaatcattccatctcctttatcatttttggttgcCTTGCAGATACCTCGAGAACAAACACCTTGCTAGGAATGAGAAGTTATTTATGCTACAGTTTCAGAGCTTGAGTCGGACCCTGATCTCACTCTACACAAGACACAGAACCTGAAGCTGGTACCAGAGAACAAACATCAACATGAAAACGATTATAATGAGCAGTGCCAGCAGGTATCAGCATACAAATTAGCACAGGGCAGGGAGGTCCCCAGTCTTCATTACcccagaggagaaagagagaaaatacaCTTActtaggagaggagggggggggggggagagaaagagaacagaACCACAAGGACCCCAGTAggagggtgagaaagagagaatacACTTActtaggggtgggagggagagagagagaccagaacCTCAGGGACCCCAGCCTCCTTTACCCGGGAAGAGAGAGAATAGGACCCCAGTCTCCATTAtctagggaggagagagagaagtcacTTACTGGGGAGGAAGAGACCAGAACCACAGGGACCCCAGCCTCCATTAtctagggaggagagagagaagtcacTTACTGGGGAGGAAGAGACCAGAACCACAGGGACCCCAGCCTCCATTAtctagggaggagagagaaaagtcACTTACTGGGGAGGAAGAGACCAGAACCACAGGGACCCCAGCCTCCATTAtctagggaggagagagagaagtcacTTACTGGGGAGGAAGAGACCAGAACCACAGGGACCCCAGCCTCCATTAtctagggaggagagagagaagtcacTTACTGGGGAGGAAGAGACCAGAACCACAGGGACCCCAGCCTCCATTAtctagggaggagagagagaagtcacTTACTGGGGAGGAAGAGACCAGAACCACAGGGACCCCAGCCTCCATTAtctagggaggagagagagaagtcacTTACTGGGGAGGAAGAGACCAGAACCACAGGGACCCCAGCCTCCATTAtctagggaggagagagagaagtcacTTACTGGGGAGGAAGAGACCAGAACCACAGGGACCCCAGCCTCCATTAtctagggaggagagagagaagtcacTTACTGGGGAGGAAGAGACCAGAACCACAGGGACCCCAGCCTCCATTAtctagggaggagagagagaagtcacTTACTGGGGAGGAAGAGACCAGAACCACAGGGACCCCAGCCTCCATTAtctagggaggagagagagaagtcacTTACTGGGGAGGAAGAGACCAGAACCACAGGGACCCCAGTCTCCATTAtctagggaggagagagagaagtcacTTACTGGGGAGGAAGAGACCAGAACCACAGGGACCCCAGCCTCCATTAtctagggaggagagagagaagtcacTTACTGGGGAGGAAGAGACCAGAACCACAGGGACCCCAGCCTCCATTAtctagggaggagagagagaagtcacTTACTGGGGAGGAAGAGACCAGAACCACAGGGACCCCAGCCTCCATTAtctagggaggagagagagaagtcacTTACTGGGGAGGAAGAGACCAGAACCACAGGGACCCCAGCCTCCATTAtctagggaggagagagagaagtcacTTACTGGGGAGGAAGAGACCAGAACCACAGGGACCCCAGTCTCCATTAtctagggaggagagagagaagtcacTTACTGGGGAGGAAGAGACCAGAACCACAGGGACCCCAGCCTCCATTAtctagggaggagagagagaagtcacTTACTGGGGAGGAAGAGACCAGAACCACAGGGACCCCAGTCTCCATTAtctagggaggagagagagaagtcacTTACTGGGGAGGAAGAGACCAGAACCACAGGGACCCCAGCCTCACTTACCCTCCCGAAAAGCAGCTGGTGGAGGAAGGCCGCTGCTCCCGGGTCTTTCTCAGCCCCTCTCACCCGGAAGTTCCTGCCTCTCTCGCCACCATTTCCGGCCCCGCCCGCTGCACGTCGGGAATTGTAGTCTTTGGGGCTCCTTGTACCGTGAGGTCCCTCACAGAGGTCTGAGAGCGCGAGCTGGAGCCGGTGCCTCTAGGAGAGTCTCACCTGCTGCTCTGCCGTCCCGTTAACGACAGCAGACACCAAGGCCGAGGAGGCAGCGTTATCGGGCTGCCCCCGGCACTTCCTGCAGCCGCCGCTGGGGGGCCGGGGCCGGGGACAGGTGAGAGCCGGGCCCGGCGCTTCTGCTTGGTTTTAACCCTTTGACTAACGCAAGAATAAAGTTCTGCACATTGAAACGTTAGCAAAATATCAtttcagcaggaggaggagggggggcactCTTTTATCAGTAAAGTTAAGGAAGGAGCAGGGCTGCCTGAGTCTCCTCTAACCACTTAGGGCTAGTAAAGCTGCAAAAGTCTCCCTTATTATTATAAAACCCTTAATTGCTTCGCCTGTAACTGTAAGTTGGGCTGTTTGTGTCGCACAGTTTTCTCGCCCCTGTGCAGACACATTCATCCTCTAATCCTTCTGCTTTACTGCTTTAAAATCAAACGTGGACACAGCACCATCCTAATGCAAGCTGTGCTCATTCTGCATTGACCTGAGAAAGGAGGGAAGAGCTCTCAAAAGcttgtcacaaatgtattaagttagtccaataaggAGATCTTCCCTACCTCTTTGCTAGCAGATTGGATGAGCTCTATCTGTTGTCACGCACTAGGtttccctcttatttattgacttttatttctCTGTCATAAGGGACAGACGAAAACCGTCCTTGCATGCATgtagatatagtgctgctctagTGCcttggggtaaaaccaggactggaattgCCTGGACTAGCGTGGCCTGTTCTGTTCCATTTCTTTACTATGTGAAATGTTTGTCCACCCTATTTATACCAAGTCCTTTCCTGTCAGTTAAAATCCTTTTGGCTAATGCCAAGCAGCAGTGTTAGCCTGTCTCAGGTAAGCAGGACAAAGCCTGTTTTCATCGTTTGGGGTTCTTGTTTCTCTTTGCAGATATGGCTGTGAATCAAAGTAGTAGTATGAGACATCTTCCCTCATTGAGTACTGCTCGGAGGAGGAAAACTCTTCAGGTTATGTATGAGCTTCCAgcagaaggtgcaggggagaaagacaCAGAACCAAGCACAAAGAAACCCAAATGGGAGCCCAAGAACTGGAAACAGCAGCTGGATAACATCCGGGAGATGAGAAAACAAAGAGATGCCCCTGTGGATCTAATGGGAGTTGCAAAGTGCTATGATCCTGTCGCGGCACCAGAGGTAAACTATGTTCAACTTGGAATAATTGGCATAGCTTATGAGATCAGTCCTGGTTTCGCTGCAGTTGTTGATGTCATCAGAACGTGGTAGGTCGCTGTCTTCTGAAGATGTGGCCTTAACACTGCAATACTCTGATTAGGATGTGAGGGGGCTTGTAGACAGGAGCGCATCTGCCAGATTTTTAGTATTTTTCATATTTAAAACCAAAAGGGGTCATAACGCTGTGCAGCCCAAGAATATGTTTTGTCTTGCAAAAGAATTACTGCCATTCTTCACGTGAGAGGATGGGGAGATGGTGACTTTGGCCTGAAATAAGTTTATAAAGTTTTGTAAGGGAGTGAATGTGAGACCCACAATGATTTAACTTCTGCGAGAAATCTATGAGGAGATATGTCATAGGTATGGACTCTATTCAGCCCTCCTCACTCTCCCGCAAGTGCACAGCTTTGGAAGGATTTCTCTCCTGCCTCACCTCTGCCAAAATGTCAAGACTCCTTGCAGCATCCACGACCTGGTATTCCTGGGTGCCTGGACTAGGCTAATCTGATTGTGCAGCTTGAGGTTTTCACCTGAATAGTCATGAGGATCTGCTGATGAAAGCATAGTGGTGTCTGGCATGCTGAGCACTCTGCAGTTCACATGCTTGTACAGGCACATAATGATATTGTGTCTTCACACTCATAAAATGCAGTGTGGTGTCTAAAGCTGTTGATCCAGGAGCAGGCATTTGTATGCTTCTCTGCATTCTCCTGCATCTGCAGGGGTCCCCCAGTCCTCTACCGGAAGATCAGGGCTCTCAGTGCTCCTGGATCACCAAGGGTGAATTCTCAGCCTCTCCTGTGTGCTTTATCTTGCAGGTGATGAGATACCAGGTTTTGCTGTCGCTGATGCTGTCCAGTCAGACTAAGGACCAGGTGACTTCTGCAGCCATGGCCAGGCTGAGGGCTAATAGCCTGAACGTGGACAGGATTCTGCAGATGGATGAGGGCCTGCTGGCGAAACTCATTTACCCTGTTGGATTCTGGAAGGTGAGTCTAGCTGACTGCACTCAGTAACATACTGGTACTTGCTTCTTATGATCCTGGCAAGGATAGTGACTGCAGGATGGGAAAAGGACTCGGGTCACCACTTACCTGACTGACTATCACAAGCAGTAGTATTTGACTCTCTTCTTATTTGTTTTGCTGCTGTTGGCTGATCAGGAGAGGGGTGCTGGACACTACATtcactttttcttctttcccagAGGAAAGCGCACTACATCAAGCAGACCACGGAAATCCTGCAGCAGCATTACAAGTCCGACATCCCCAGCAGTGTGGAGGAGCTGGTGAAATTGCCAGGAGTGGGACCTAAGATGGCCCACTTAATCATGGATATTGCCTGGAACAACGTTTCAGGAATTGGTAGGTATGGCAGGAATCGCTTATAATGTCATTCTCGCAGGACAAAAGCAAACAGCTTCCACAGATCTGGATAATGTTTatactcctcccccaccccctgcactaCCACCACTCCCGGGAAGCTTCCTTCTCTGCACGTATATACCTGTATCAATACGGTTAGCCCTCTGGGTGGTGCCTGTTAGCTTCCTGATCTATGATGACGCGCATAGGCATCTACTCTGGACTGTGAGCCGTGGACATAGTGTGTATGCCCTGCTGCAAGTCCAGTGGACAGGGGATAGACTGGCACAGCTAGACTGGATGGAGCCACAGTATTGGTCAGCCTGGGAAAGAGGGCCGGGGAACTGGAGAGAAACAGACCGATGGGTAGCAGGGCGGAAATAGCAAGATTGCTCAGAGCCGAGGAGGTGGTAGTAGGGAGAGGGTTAAAAGTGGGGGGTGGCAGATATCGGGGAGGGATCTGAGAAAGAGGCTGCTGGGTAGGAGACGAGAGTGCTTGGATCAGGCTGGGGCAGGAGgtgggggaatgggggaagacACTTTGagctcaggctggggagcagggGAGTAAAAAGGTACTTTTCCTCTATCTTGTATAGGTGTTGTGTTTCAGTCCCCATTGACACGGT from the Rhinatrema bivittatum chromosome 14, aRhiBiv1.1, whole genome shotgun sequence genome contains:
- the NTHL1 gene encoding endonuclease III-like protein 1, whose product is MAVNQSSSMRHLPSLSTARRRKTLQVMYELPAEGAGEKDTEPSTKKPKWEPKNWKQQLDNIREMRKQRDAPVDLMGVAKCYDPVAAPEVMRYQVLLSLMLSSQTKDQVTSAAMARLRANSLNVDRILQMDEGLLAKLIYPVGFWKRKAHYIKQTTEILQQHYKSDIPSSVEELVKLPGVGPKMAHLIMDIAWNNVSGIGVDTHVHRISNRLGWVKTKTKSPEGTRVALEEWLPRDIWSEINWLLVGFGQQVCLPVKPQCSLCLNQDICPAAKRL